One genomic region from Anguilla rostrata isolate EN2019 chromosome 2, ASM1855537v3, whole genome shotgun sequence encodes:
- the LOC135248304 gene encoding mpv17-like protein isoform X1 — MRKAFLKQAKRFPWITNVSLFGCLFAGGDFVHQWFSRRDEMDWRQTGKVAVVAFSFHGNFNYFWMRGLERRFPGNSASMVLRKVILDQTISSPIATSAFYTGMSLLDGKDDIFQDCRGKFLNTYKTGLMYWPFVQLLNFTLVPVYLRTTFTGCCAFVWAIFLCFSRQSGDGTATAALTWILDLKKRLLLPDCEKSTGTEPTQREIGNDTGHSEGKKP; from the exons ATGAGGaaggcttttttaaaacaagcaaaaaggTTTCCATGGATAACCAATGTGAGTCTGTTTGGCTGCTTGTTCGCCGGTGGGGATTTTGTACATCAGTGGTTTTCTCGAAGAGACGAAATGGACTGGCGGCAAACCGGAAAGGTTGCTGTGGTGGCTTTTAGTTTCCACGGCAACTTCAACTACTTCTGGATGCGTGGCTTGGAGCGGCGGTTTCCTGGAAATTCCGCAAGCATGGTACTTCGCAAAGTGATCCTGGACCAAACGATTTCTTCACCGATAGCCACCAGTGCCTTCTATACAG GGATGAGTTTGTTAGATGGCAAAGATGACATTTTCCAGGACTGCAGGGGAAAATTCCTGAACACCTATAAG aCTGGGCTCATGTACTGGCCGTTTGTGCAG TTGCTGAACTTTACATTGGTGCCAGTATATCTGAGAACCACGTTCACAGGCTGCTGCGCTTTTGTGTGGGCCATCTTCCTGTGCTTCTCACGACAGAGTGGGGACGGCACCGCAACCGCTGCCCTCACCTGGATCCTGGACCTCAAAAAGAGGCTCCTTTTGCCAGACTGTGAaaaatctacaggaactgaacccacacagagagagataggcAATGACACGGGCCACTCGGAAGGAAAGAAACCGTAA